GGGTCTGCGCTTGTGTCTGGCTGCTCTTTCATTTGGTGTCGCTGCAGGGCGGGGGGAGGGGCTCTcgcactcctctctcctcctctcggCCTCATCCGGCTGCCGTCGCGCTAACCTTTCCTCCCTCGTCGTCTCAGGTCTGACGTTCAACGGCCCCGCCTCCGCCAAGCCCACCGCCGACATCACCGCCAAGCAGACCAACGGCTCCGCCCCGAGCCCGGCTCAAAGCTCCGGCTCCTGCGGCAGCGTCGGCAACAAGGAGTACAGCCGGCAGCTCACCGCTCTCAACTGCTCGGTGCGGGACTGGATCACCAAGCACGTGAACGACAACCCGCTGTGCGATCTCAACCCCATCTTCAGGGATTATGAGCGCCACCTGGCCAGCATCGAGCGCCAGTACGGAGCCGGCTCTGCCGACGGGGGCTCCGAGGAGAAGAAGCAGGGAGGGCTGCCGCCGTCCGCggccacccctcctcctcctcctgcctcctcttcctccagcgGCAGCAGAAGCGGCTCCGCGGCTCCGGCCGCCGCTTTGTTCTCCTTCGGCAAAAATCCGACAGAAGACTCGGGGCGGGACAAAAGCGCCGCCGCCGCTCCCGTCGGCGTCACGTTTAACTTCGGCCAGAAGGTGGACAGCTCGGTCCTCGGCTCCTTAGGCTCCAACGCGACCCCCCCcagcttctccttctcctccagcgCCTCCTCCGGCCAGACCTCCCTGTTTGGAGCTCCTGGATCCTTCAGCGGGACCAAGTctgaggacgcccggcctgcaGGTACGAGAGAACAGCGTCTGTCCCCCGTTTCTCTAATTCATGTCGGTTCAGTCAGATTCCAGAATAGTTTCTGTTGATTGATGGTCAGACATCAGTCAGCGTTAAAGCAGCTTCAGTTTGTAAAATCTAAACAGTTTAAGTTCTGATAATTCCactaaaataaactgtttattaTCAGAAGTGGATCCAATAATCTGTGTGAAGCGTCAGGACAGATTATATAAAGATGATTTTctgattcatgttttattctgtgaaATAAATTAGTTTAAAATGAACTCCAGTCAGATAACAGATGTTCAGTTTGCTGTCATAGATCAAAACCAGGAAATATTCACACTGAGGGGATTGATGGGgtttttgcataaaaaatgactttaaaaattCATCAATCATCACGTCTGTGACAGATCGGTTTCTGTTAGATATCGATTATACAAATGAACTGACTCATAGTTTCAGCtaaaatctgctgttttctgaatgCACGCTGGTTGAATCCTGACGTTCTCTGAGGCTTTTGCCTAAAGACAGTCACTGATGATCAATATTCAGTCAGAGATTcaacactgacatcaaacaGTCAGTCTGAgccagaaacacaggaagtgatgtcactgacatcactgtgcTTGAAGcctgtgtcattttatttaattgttcaTTAACGAGTGTGAAAGTGTAACTAGTGTTTGTTAAATCACCTGATCTGTGACCAGCCTTCATGTCAGAAAaggtttattttcatcatcaggtCTGATGTTTCATTAAGACAGATGCTGATCGTCTCGTCTCGCTGTCACATGACTCCTGACAGGCTGATCGTTTCGTTTCGTGTTTAAATGTGAATCAGCGTCGTTTTTCTTCCTGTAGACGAGAACGGAGACGAGGAGTCGGAGGAGCCGCCCAAACCCGAGGtgaaggaggtgaaagaggacGACGCCTTCTACTCCAAGAAGTACGTCTCAGTCCAGTCGCTGTGAAGAAGAACGACTTCATGCTTTAATTTctcttattttaatgttttcacttCTTTGTGTTCAGTGACTTTATTTCCCCCCCCCCTCGCTGCAGTCGTTACATCACAGGTTCATTAGTGTGACTCAGGTCACACCAAGTGATCTCCTCCTCAAACCATTAATCAGAATATTTTTAGTCCTGAAGGAGCAAACGGTCCACAAGAAGGAAGCTCTGAGAGGAGTTCAGAGGAAacgtgtttctgtctgtgtaaatgAAGGACTGGTGGATTTAAAGAGCCCCCACAGAGACCGTCAGTGTGTTCATACAGGAGACGAACATTCAGCCACAGCATGTTTAGAGTAACGCTCCATTCACCAGACTCCATTAAAGAAACGGGAGGTTTTAGAGCAGGACTGTaatataatatgtataatatatCATCAGGTCGTCGGGGGGGGGCAGCTGAGTGTTCGCCTGACgtgtgtctgcttctgtttctcagGTGTAAACTGTTCTACAAGAAGGACTCGGAGTTCAAAGAGAAAGGAGTGGGAACGCTGCACCTcaaacagatggaggagggaaagaCTCAGATGATCATCCGCGCCGACACCAAcctgggtaaaaaaaaaaaactacaactgCAGAACGAGTCGACCTGCAGGGCGATGCCAACTTAATActaagaacagaaaacacaagtgtttccagagaaaaagaataaaacatttattctgaCTCGATGCAGCGACAGCAGCCGATCCAAACAAAACCTACACGgaagaaacattttttatgttgtttagCTTTAAACTGAAAATCAGAAGAGAACAaaatcatttaaacacaaaaaatccCACACAGCAAAGATGGAGCAGGACTCTCATCAGCTCACAGACTGATGGaggcagctccacctgctggtcgctcagcgccac
This region of Chelmon rostratus isolate fCheRos1 chromosome 22, fCheRos1.pri, whole genome shotgun sequence genomic DNA includes:
- the nup50 gene encoding nuclear pore complex protein Nup50, which translates into the protein MAKRIADKELTDRNWDQEEEGEEAGTFSVASEDVLKNRAIKKAKRRNTGAEGEGSGAFKGFKGFSLSASATGGSTPAPFSGFGNGGGFKGLSSLTNGNSVAPSFGGFSSPAVTSTATPGLTFNGPASAKPTADITAKQTNGSAPSPAQSSGSCGSVGNKEYSRQLTALNCSVRDWITKHVNDNPLCDLNPIFRDYERHLASIERQYGAGSADGGSEEKKQGGLPPSAATPPPPPASSSSSGSRSGSAAPAAALFSFGKNPTEDSGRDKSAAAAPVGVTFNFGQKVDSSVLGSLGSNATPPSFSFSSSASSGQTSLFGAPGSFSGTKSEDARPADENGDEESEEPPKPEVKEVKEDDAFYSKKCKLFYKKDSEFKEKGVGTLHLKQMEEGKTQMIIRADTNLGNILLNIVVQSSMPCSRVGKNNVMVVCVPNPPVDDKNPGGPVPLLIRVKTAEDADELHKTLEEKKG